A portion of the Leptospira fletcheri genome contains these proteins:
- a CDS encoding LIC10920 family plasminogen-binding lipoprotein has translation MGSFPTILRTCRRSVLTAFLSAALIFFTQTCEHHQSTKTDLSVTASDGSVTFSIHGSLDKSKTPNCGTGSPYSASSSTGTTTTTTTTTTSSGSGTNTQFTVISRLYYTTGDYIYLKFLYDSTQNQGQIDSQQGFSYSGSLTAKPLVANYGKITWGGSGVPIDTSVSGSQALSYLTVTLDLVGNVVSTGSAGLSLTQCYTVDFINCTSATSSSMCYTQNGQQCFNTQSVAGVSVSIKGDVNCTSNSVPAGTSTTTTQ, from the coding sequence ATGGGATCCTTTCCGACGATTCTCCGGACCTGCAGACGGTCCGTTTTAACCGCATTCCTATCCGCAGCCCTGATTTTTTTCACCCAAACCTGCGAACACCACCAATCCACAAAAACCGATCTTTCGGTCACTGCCTCGGACGGTTCCGTTACGTTTAGCATCCATGGGAGCTTGGATAAGAGTAAGACTCCGAACTGCGGAACCGGCTCCCCATATTCCGCAAGTTCCTCGACGGGAACCACTACGACAACCACGACAACGACCACTAGTTCTGGCTCCGGAACGAATACCCAATTTACGGTCATCAGCCGACTCTATTATACTACCGGAGACTATATCTATCTGAAGTTTCTGTACGATAGTACCCAAAACCAAGGGCAAATCGATTCGCAGCAGGGCTTTTCCTACTCCGGAAGTTTGACGGCAAAACCTTTGGTCGCGAATTACGGAAAAATCACTTGGGGAGGAAGCGGAGTTCCGATCGATACTTCCGTTTCCGGAAGCCAAGCTCTGTCCTATCTGACCGTTACTCTGGATTTGGTGGGGAACGTGGTCTCAACCGGAAGTGCGGGACTTTCGTTGACTCAATGTTATACGGTGGACTTCATCAACTGTACTTCGGCCACTTCTTCGAGTATGTGTTATACCCAAAACGGACAACAATGCTTTAACACACAATCGGTAGCCGGGGTAAGCGTTTCCATCAAAGGCGACGTAAATTGTACGAGTAATTCCGTCCCAGCCGGAACCTCCACTACTACAACCCAATAA
- a CDS encoding transglutaminase-like domain-containing protein translates to MQSSDFPFGTVPFPPDKIEDKFYQLEFSSSEDKSGIIAEIAGMIPWQVRVREVADELKDPTLRVFARGVAPIIHSERISVRYAALAEKGNSNHYEDLEEGAFLLSSVTEPELSYPEFRTYLDRIALRVEELVDLNEDLASDDVKVHFLTRVLSQEEGFSGNHEEYEDPDNSYLHRVFVTKRGIPISLSVIYLLVAHRLNLPLYGVNMPLHFLLHFESNDYETYIDPYHGGVMLDRSTCIRFLKANGFQAHDRYFTHASSMTILKRMFRNLIHIYRKKENREMEKVLSKHLLALDSKWKS, encoded by the coding sequence ATGCAATCCTCCGACTTCCCTTTCGGAACAGTTCCCTTCCCACCCGATAAGATAGAGGATAAATTTTACCAATTGGAATTTTCCTCCAGCGAGGATAAATCCGGGATCATTGCGGAGATCGCCGGTATGATTCCTTGGCAGGTTCGCGTCCGGGAAGTGGCGGACGAATTGAAGGATCCTACTCTTCGCGTTTTTGCGAGAGGAGTCGCACCCATCATTCATTCGGAGCGGATCAGTGTGCGTTATGCGGCATTGGCTGAAAAAGGGAACTCGAATCATTACGAGGATTTGGAGGAAGGTGCGTTTCTGCTTTCCTCTGTCACGGAACCGGAACTTTCTTATCCTGAATTCCGGACCTATCTGGATCGGATCGCTTTGCGAGTGGAGGAACTCGTGGATCTAAACGAAGATCTGGCTTCGGACGACGTGAAGGTTCATTTTTTAACCCGTGTGCTTTCCCAGGAAGAAGGTTTTTCCGGCAATCATGAGGAGTACGAGGATCCGGATAATTCCTATTTGCATCGGGTATTCGTCACAAAACGGGGCATTCCCATCTCTTTGTCGGTGATCTACCTTTTAGTCGCGCATCGATTGAACCTTCCGCTTTACGGCGTCAATATGCCTCTGCACTTTCTACTTCATTTCGAATCCAACGACTATGAAACCTATATCGATCCTTACCACGGCGGAGTGATGCTGGATCGTTCCACTTGCATCCGTTTTTTAAAGGCAAACGGATTCCAGGCTCACGACCGTTACTTTACCCACGCCAGTAGTATGACGATCCTGAAAAGGATGTTTCGTAACTTGATCCATATCTATCGGAAAAAGGAAAATCGTGAAATGGAAAAAGTACTGTCTAAACACCTGCTCGCCCTGGACAGCAAGTGGAAATCCTGA
- a CDS encoding NAD(P)-dependent oxidoreductase, which produces MPVPRPILYYPKGTAGADAIFSRFRNLEVRSYSKEDLDEIASVGPEVLVANTRLEVNSETFRRFPSVKIFATVSSGNDHVNFSDLKNEGRIFLNSPGCNAGSVAEYCRAALSYFLPIDEIRRRSVGIVGYGNTGKAFASILKSEGIEFAYHDPYVKDNSVLLSEIYSRGIVSFHVPLTGDGPYPTKGMFEAEDVRKLAPKTLVLNTSRGEIWGRGTLEESLQREDLLKVIDVFYPEPPRGELLQRLVSSKNSIFTPHIAGYSQKGRITGTYRLAEKLCILYKDGPLPPMEEFLISDGEWKTKTFLEKEDGLLRDAWKKNDWEYFERRRNHYPVRIDGI; this is translated from the coding sequence ATCCCTGTGCCCCGTCCGATTTTATATTATCCGAAAGGAACCGCAGGCGCGGATGCGATTTTTTCGCGGTTTAGAAATCTTGAGGTTCGTTCATATTCTAAGGAGGATTTGGACGAAATCGCTTCTGTCGGTCCCGAAGTTTTGGTGGCAAACACGCGACTCGAAGTAAATTCGGAAACGTTTCGCAGGTTTCCCAGTGTGAAAATCTTCGCGACCGTCAGTTCTGGAAACGATCACGTAAATTTTTCGGATCTCAAGAACGAAGGTAGGATATTTCTGAATTCTCCCGGTTGCAATGCCGGTTCGGTCGCGGAATACTGCCGGGCGGCTTTATCCTATTTTCTCCCCATCGATGAGATCCGAAGGAGATCCGTAGGAATCGTAGGATACGGAAATACGGGGAAAGCGTTCGCATCCATACTGAAATCCGAAGGCATAGAATTCGCTTACCATGATCCGTATGTGAAAGACAACTCGGTTTTATTAAGCGAAATCTATTCGCGCGGGATCGTCAGTTTTCATGTGCCCTTGACTGGAGACGGACCTTATCCTACGAAAGGAATGTTCGAAGCGGAAGACGTGAGAAAGTTGGCGCCGAAGACTTTGGTTTTAAATACGAGTCGAGGTGAAATTTGGGGAAGAGGGACGCTGGAAGAATCGCTTCAAAGGGAAGACTTGTTGAAAGTGATAGATGTATTCTATCCGGAGCCTCCACGCGGAGAACTTTTGCAAAGATTGGTATCTAGTAAAAATAGCATTTTCACTCCGCATATCGCCGGTTATAGTCAGAAGGGACGAATCACAGGCACGTATCGACTGGCCGAAAAACTATGCATTCTTTACAAAGACGGCCCTTTGCCTCCTATGGAAGAATTTTTGATTTCCGATGGGGAATGGAAAACGAAAACTTTTTTGGAAAAGGAAGATGGGCTTCTTCGTGACGCATGGAAGAAGAACGATTGGGAATATTTCGAAAGAAGAAGAAACCATTACCCCGTAAGGATAGACGGGATCTAG
- a CDS encoding MBL fold metallo-hydrolase, with protein sequence MKIHKYDSIPDVVEIGDGIFKTEIPQPFYSPNNIYILPDGEPTLIDSGYLAHLGMLQRALKKLGLSLNKIKHIFYTHNHLDHMSAILTIRYYTEAKLYAMKGMAAGIGNYLEYVEVFNRATKRLVYKGHRSPNDRKTELARVEAGNENLKNTLMRGDRIDPILKLDVELVEGDVIRAGGKEIGFLHTPGHNLWHLTPYILEENIFFTGDLVLQNISSIYAEIDGNLEDYYKSLDRISKMSIRRLLPAHGPEPEDPKKAIKLLYKTLQILERGIIRRLKEKEYDLSSLTLEAMGEKVANSGYYNTAMAILHSMVRKFVERGWVEVVETEPPYETYKWIGDSNI encoded by the coding sequence GTGAAAATACACAAATATGATTCGATTCCGGACGTGGTGGAAATCGGAGACGGAATATTCAAAACCGAAATTCCACAGCCCTTCTACTCTCCCAATAATATCTATATTCTCCCGGACGGGGAACCCACTTTGATCGATTCCGGTTATCTTGCGCATCTAGGGATGTTGCAAAGGGCGCTGAAAAAACTCGGGCTAAGTCTGAACAAAATAAAACATATATTTTATACGCACAATCATTTGGATCACATGAGCGCCATTCTTACGATCCGCTATTATACCGAAGCGAAATTGTACGCGATGAAAGGTATGGCGGCAGGGATCGGAAATTATCTGGAATATGTGGAAGTATTCAACCGGGCCACCAAAAGGCTCGTGTATAAGGGCCATCGTTCTCCCAACGATAGAAAGACGGAACTCGCAAGAGTGGAAGCCGGCAACGAAAACCTTAAAAATACTCTGATGCGGGGGGACAGAATCGATCCGATTCTAAAACTCGATGTGGAATTGGTGGAGGGGGATGTCATACGCGCGGGTGGGAAAGAGATCGGATTTCTGCACACTCCGGGGCATAACCTGTGGCACCTGACGCCCTATATCTTGGAGGAGAATATCTTTTTCACCGGCGATCTTGTCTTACAGAATATTTCCTCCATCTATGCGGAGATAGACGGAAATCTAGAGGACTATTACAAATCTTTGGATCGGATTTCCAAGATGTCCATTCGCCGACTTCTTCCTGCTCACGGTCCCGAACCTGAGGATCCTAAGAAAGCGATCAAGTTGCTATACAAAACTCTGCAAATCTTGGAGAGAGGAATCATACGCAGATTAAAGGAAAAGGAATACGATCTTTCCAGTCTGACTCTGGAAGCAATGGGAGAAAAGGTCGCTAATTCAGGTTATTATAATACTGCGATGGCGATTTTACATTCCATGGTCAGGAAATTCGTTGAAAGAGGCTGGGTAGAGGTGGTCGAGACGGAACCTCCGTATGAAACTTACAAATGGATCGGAGATTCTAATATATAG
- a CDS encoding apolipoprotein N-acyltransferase, whose translation MEPFAFLPAGIGGGLCAFLLFTELKDWPLRFQIYWFLFLSQLVNVTVFFWIPSSISAISGAGTFISWLLFFVYGIFSHIKLPIAFYGWKICLEVYSKYKIYNGDSLLLRWLLFPVCVVAADMITPQLFPWYWGNLAEGSLAFSQAAAFTGIYGTGFFLLFGSAGLALLRDTGEKNAGIVAASVLSFVWILGGYRLLTATEYKIPSSTPNTEDGYLKLSALLVQPNTAPAKREYAENPEYLGQAMSRNLEMALRGSLENLPPPDIIFLPESAVPFHGTDMGEGGAPNESYSSTFHGLTLYITRKTGADLLYNELNQFRDGLKNQVTLLSSETGQITRYDKRRLLAFGEYLPFESSFPFLRSLFSETSRYIPGEKPVPLLGFRSFHRSVRPSPPTPEEIAQIQTPERFRNPTGFPSKEEGVTYQILPLVCYEAMFPSLVQNSLREAKKGVFTLLANPTNDAWFSSKTEAWQHAGTAKFRAIEFGLSLVRPAVSGVSLAVDPYGRNLAIPIESGEIGNRAILLPVTRLSEEGNTFYSRWGNIPFYLYSFLTLLALSFTDFFRKNGQKRTDTGPTRNV comes from the coding sequence ATGGAACCTTTCGCGTTCCTTCCCGCCGGAATCGGAGGAGGCCTCTGCGCTTTCCTTCTTTTTACGGAGCTGAAAGATTGGCCGCTCCGTTTTCAGATCTATTGGTTTCTTTTCCTTTCCCAACTCGTCAACGTTACCGTATTCTTTTGGATTCCTTCCTCGATATCGGCGATTTCGGGAGCCGGCACTTTTATTTCTTGGCTCCTTTTTTTCGTGTACGGAATCTTTTCGCATATCAAATTGCCGATCGCCTTTTACGGCTGGAAAATATGCCTCGAAGTATATTCTAAATATAAAATATACAACGGCGATTCTCTCCTTCTACGTTGGCTACTCTTTCCCGTATGCGTTGTAGCAGCGGATATGATCACTCCCCAATTATTCCCTTGGTATTGGGGAAATCTAGCGGAAGGGAGTCTTGCATTTTCGCAGGCGGCAGCATTCACAGGAATATACGGCACGGGCTTTTTTCTGCTATTCGGGAGTGCCGGTTTAGCGCTGCTCAGAGATACAGGAGAAAAAAACGCCGGAATCGTTGCTGCGTCGGTACTCAGTTTCGTGTGGATCCTGGGCGGATACAGACTCTTAACCGCGACAGAATATAAGATTCCGTCGAGCACTCCGAATACCGAAGACGGATATTTGAAACTGTCCGCTTTGTTGGTCCAACCGAATACCGCTCCCGCCAAGCGGGAATATGCGGAAAACCCAGAATACTTGGGCCAAGCGATGAGCAGGAATCTGGAGATGGCGCTCCGGGGCTCCCTGGAAAATCTCCCTCCTCCGGACATCATCTTTCTACCGGAATCCGCCGTTCCTTTTCACGGGACGGACATGGGCGAAGGGGGAGCACCTAACGAATCGTATTCGTCCACTTTCCACGGATTGACTCTGTATATTACCCGGAAGACGGGAGCCGATTTATTGTACAACGAGTTGAATCAATTCCGGGACGGTCTGAAAAACCAAGTAACATTGCTCTCCTCCGAAACAGGACAAATTACGCGTTATGATAAGCGACGTCTCTTAGCCTTCGGAGAATACCTTCCTTTCGAATCGTCTTTCCCTTTTCTACGATCCCTCTTCAGCGAAACGTCCAGATATATTCCCGGGGAAAAACCCGTACCACTTTTAGGATTCCGATCCTTTCACAGAAGCGTTCGCCCTTCCCCGCCTACTCCGGAAGAAATCGCCCAAATCCAAACACCCGAGCGCTTTCGGAATCCCACCGGATTTCCTTCCAAGGAAGAAGGCGTAACATACCAGATCCTTCCGTTGGTGTGTTACGAGGCGATGTTTCCGTCTTTGGTTCAAAACTCCCTTCGAGAGGCGAAAAAAGGCGTCTTTACGCTTCTGGCAAACCCCACGAACGATGCATGGTTTTCCTCCAAGACGGAGGCTTGGCAACATGCGGGAACGGCAAAATTTCGCGCCATCGAGTTCGGACTCAGCTTGGTCCGCCCGGCGGTCAGCGGAGTCTCTCTTGCGGTCGATCCGTACGGACGAAATCTCGCCATTCCGATCGAATCGGGCGAAATCGGGAATCGAGCGATTCTATTGCCCGTCACCCGTCTTTCGGAGGAAGGCAACACGTTTTATTCACGTTGGGGGAATATCCCGTTTTACTTATACTCCTTTCTTACACTTCTCGCCCTTTCGTTCACGGATTTTTTTCGAAAGAACGGGCAAAAGAGAACGGATACAGGCCCTACTCGGAACGTCTGA
- a CDS encoding ribonuclease H-like domain-containing protein, with product MLKHTFCHLPGIDILEERKYWEKGILDWDSLREEFLVRSRNQEDTYSRLVLDSLEFSKKEFARENWDYFFFAVPNEQKWRLFPSVRSRLLYIDIETSGLSKEDFITVVGTYDGDQFKDFLRGRDMDDFPEKVLPSHIFVSYNGVAFDVPFLEKEFGKRFRNRHFDLMYLLRSLGYRGGLKGCEKALGITRDLPFEVNGADAVRLWWQYVQYDDMEALDLLLKYNREDVTHLELLFIKAYNMKLKQTPFYGEIVPEKE from the coding sequence TTGTTAAAGCATACTTTTTGCCATCTCCCTGGCATCGATATCCTGGAAGAACGGAAGTATTGGGAGAAAGGGATCCTGGATTGGGATTCCCTTAGGGAAGAGTTTCTGGTTCGTTCCAGGAACCAAGAAGACACATATTCCAGATTGGTATTGGATTCTCTCGAGTTTTCCAAAAAAGAATTCGCGAGAGAGAACTGGGACTATTTTTTCTTCGCCGTACCTAACGAGCAAAAATGGAGACTCTTTCCCTCGGTCCGATCCAGACTTCTCTATATAGACATAGAGACCAGCGGTTTATCCAAAGAGGATTTCATCACCGTAGTCGGAACGTACGACGGCGATCAATTCAAGGACTTTCTGCGCGGACGGGACATGGACGACTTTCCGGAGAAGGTTCTCCCTTCCCATATTTTCGTAAGTTACAACGGAGTAGCGTTCGACGTGCCCTTCTTGGAAAAGGAATTCGGCAAACGATTTAGAAACCGTCATTTCGATCTGATGTATCTTCTTCGCAGTCTCGGATACCGAGGCGGACTGAAAGGCTGCGAAAAGGCGCTCGGAATCACAAGAGACCTTCCCTTCGAAGTCAACGGAGCGGACGCGGTCAGATTATGGTGGCAGTACGTGCAATACGACGACATGGAGGCTTTGGATCTGCTATTAAAATACAACCGCGAGGACGTGACGCATCTTGAACTCCTGTTCATAAAAGCCTACAACATGAAATTGAAACAGACCCCTTTTTACGGAGAAATAGTGCCGGAAAAAGAATGA
- a CDS encoding transketolase encodes MSEIKELKEFANNIRKNVIKMVTAAKSGHPGGPLGLADIYAVLYKKILNHKPTDPDWEDRDRLILSNGHVCAVRYAAMAQSGFFPESELLTFRNINSKLQGHPSTRYLKGVESSSGSLGQGLSVSVGIALGARLAKKDYKVYVCISDGECGEGMTWEAAQSAAHYKTDNLIAFMDKNGIQIDGFTKDVMNLEPLDKKFASFGWNVLQADGHDISAILSAFERAKAHKGSPTIILFDTVLGKGVSFMENNPGWHGTPPNAEQEKKALEELEALEV; translated from the coding sequence ATGAGCGAGATTAAGGAACTCAAAGAATTCGCGAATAACATTCGTAAAAACGTGATCAAAATGGTGACCGCGGCAAAATCGGGCCACCCGGGCGGTCCCTTAGGACTCGCAGACATTTACGCCGTTCTTTATAAAAAAATTCTAAATCATAAACCTACGGATCCGGATTGGGAAGATAGGGATCGTCTGATCCTTTCCAACGGACATGTTTGCGCCGTCCGCTATGCCGCGATGGCGCAGTCGGGTTTTTTTCCCGAGTCGGAACTTCTTACCTTTCGAAACATCAATTCCAAATTACAGGGACATCCTTCCACCAGATACCTAAAGGGAGTGGAAAGCTCTTCCGGTTCACTCGGGCAAGGCTTGTCGGTTTCCGTCGGAATCGCTCTTGGGGCGCGTTTGGCAAAAAAAGATTATAAGGTTTATGTTTGCATTTCGGACGGAGAATGCGGCGAAGGAATGACTTGGGAAGCGGCGCAATCCGCGGCTCACTATAAAACGGATAACCTAATCGCGTTTATGGATAAAAACGGAATCCAGATCGACGGCTTCACAAAGGACGTGATGAACCTGGAGCCCCTGGATAAAAAATTCGCCTCCTTCGGTTGGAACGTTTTACAAGCGGACGGTCATGATATTTCTGCGATCCTATCCGCTTTCGAGCGAGCTAAGGCTCATAAAGGATCCCCGACGATCATCCTGTTCGATACGGTTTTGGGAAAAGGCGTTTCTTTTATGGAGAACAATCCCGGTTGGCACGGAACTCCGCCGAACGCGGAACAGGAAAAGAAAGCTCTGGAGGAATTGGAAGCTCTCGAAGTATAA
- a CDS encoding polyprenyl synthetase family protein — MKAKGLKDLLVRKFDKKLYEIIDEDLRLLAEIKDYTIRSGGKRIRPILHYCMCRILGYKGEKYADVGAIAELIHAASLLHDDVVDEAQTRRGVPSVGSRFGNKTAILAGDYLLACGIYHLNRLNSPELMDIFTQVIKDLSVSELVQMEWERNPKIDLDVYDRVVYGKTASLFGAVCQAAGILAGAPKKNLKKLHEFGVRLGSLFQKQDDAIDYFQAGDRTGKVPLKDFKNGLYTYPVLRLLEKADKNDKKLTHSLFAKEERTEHDEVVILSLLNRYNIRKMLSEEFRSDVEELLRFLKGFPETEEGALVRDQFRKLTEV; from the coding sequence GTGAAAGCCAAGGGATTGAAGGACCTCCTCGTCCGAAAGTTCGACAAAAAACTGTACGAGATCATAGACGAGGATCTTCGTCTACTCGCCGAGATTAAGGATTATACCATCCGCTCCGGAGGAAAAAGAATCCGTCCGATCCTGCATTATTGCATGTGTCGTATCCTCGGATACAAGGGGGAAAAATACGCGGATGTAGGGGCCATCGCAGAATTGATTCATGCCGCGAGTCTTTTGCACGATGACGTCGTGGACGAAGCTCAGACCAGAAGAGGGGTGCCCAGCGTAGGTTCCCGTTTCGGAAATAAAACCGCGATTCTCGCCGGAGATTACCTTCTTGCCTGCGGGATCTATCATCTTAACCGATTGAATTCTCCCGAATTAATGGATATTTTCACACAAGTGATCAAGGATCTTTCGGTAAGCGAACTCGTTCAGATGGAATGGGAAAGAAATCCCAAGATTGATTTGGACGTGTACGATCGAGTAGTCTACGGTAAGACCGCATCTTTGTTCGGAGCAGTCTGTCAGGCCGCCGGAATTCTAGCGGGGGCTCCCAAAAAGAATCTAAAAAAATTGCACGAGTTCGGAGTCCGATTAGGATCCTTGTTCCAAAAACAGGACGACGCCATCGATTATTTCCAAGCCGGGGACCGGACGGGCAAGGTTCCTCTCAAGGATTTTAAAAACGGATTATATACGTACCCGGTTCTCCGACTTTTGGAAAAGGCGGATAAGAACGATAAAAAACTGACCCATTCCCTTTTTGCTAAGGAAGAAAGGACCGAGCACGACGAAGTCGTAATTCTTTCCCTGCTCAATCGGTACAATATTCGAAAAATGTTGAGTGAAGAGTTTCGGTCGGATGTGGAAGAACTTTTGCGATTTTTAAAAGGTTTTCCGGAAACCGAGGAAGGAGCACTTGTCCGGGATCAATTCAGAAAATTGACCGAAGTGTAA
- a CDS encoding lipase secretion chaperone, whose translation MLERLKQIPPKIRLILVGVFLIMLVIFIVWEPSSKRGSHGSNAEDSDGFTVSRNESGELILNPEVMDTSRSIYKDGEWLSYDDIMKFAANGELDLVSELWALRRRCPTGYTIDQCNEVVKAFLLDHYPGVAGEKLMAMFRKYLTYEQVLRSYELPRDIKQDEAYELIKKKRREVFSDQEAKLIFGLEESERQYQFGLSDFMSETKNLPGDKRLNRYEDYRKAVYGNYYDAVVKREPKFNKYETELFLRENDMNKLSAVQKDPQLRSIREKYFGKDGADRIEKVYKDIEVQKNKETEIDREEQAWLRANPTAKSADRDKAISAIRTKILGSQEAEEYGRRKAYEAEQKRLNSK comes from the coding sequence ATGTTAGAACGACTCAAACAAATCCCCCCTAAGATTCGGCTGATCCTAGTCGGCGTTTTTTTAATAATGCTCGTTATTTTTATCGTTTGGGAACCTTCCTCCAAACGAGGAAGCCACGGCTCCAATGCGGAAGACTCCGACGGTTTTACGGTTTCACGCAACGAATCTGGAGAATTGATCCTCAACCCCGAGGTAATGGATACTTCACGCAGCATTTATAAGGACGGTGAATGGCTGTCCTACGACGATATCATGAAATTCGCCGCAAACGGCGAATTGGATTTAGTCTCGGAACTATGGGCATTGCGGAGACGTTGCCCGACAGGTTACACCATCGACCAATGCAACGAAGTAGTAAAGGCATTCCTATTGGACCATTACCCCGGAGTGGCGGGAGAAAAGCTGATGGCCATGTTCCGAAAGTATCTCACATACGAACAGGTGCTTCGATCCTACGAACTACCCCGGGACATCAAACAGGATGAAGCCTACGAACTCATCAAAAAGAAAAGGAGAGAGGTTTTTTCCGACCAGGAAGCCAAACTGATTTTCGGTTTGGAGGAATCGGAAAGACAATACCAATTCGGACTCTCCGATTTTATGAGCGAGACCAAGAATTTGCCGGGAGACAAAAGGTTAAACCGTTATGAAGATTATCGAAAGGCGGTATACGGAAATTACTACGACGCGGTGGTAAAGCGGGAGCCCAAATTCAATAAGTACGAAACGGAACTTTTTCTTCGGGAAAACGATATGAACAAGCTTTCGGCGGTTCAGAAGGATCCGCAACTCCGCTCGATCAGGGAAAAATACTTCGGCAAAGACGGAGCGGATAGGATCGAAAAGGTTTATAAGGATATCGAGGTCCAAAAAAACAAGGAAACCGAAATCGATCGGGAGGAGCAAGCCTGGCTGAGAGCCAATCCGACTGCAAAATCTGCGGATCGCGATAAGGCGATTTCCGCAATCCGAACTAAAATATTGGGCTCGCAGGAAGCGGAAGAATATGGTCGAAGAAAAGCGTACGAAGCGGAACAGAAACGACTGAATTCGAAATGA